In Haloarcula salinisoli, one genomic interval encodes:
- a CDS encoding flippase, translating into MSDLDQAVRDVVKGASIVYVGLFLELLIAFVAQVVAARYLSVGDFGGLTAGTALLDVGSIVAGLGLASGLTRYLPRVEAAQKRLLGLFTVGVTGLTSTILGTGVALNASFIATRIFGDPSVTVSIRIFGMAIPFAALLNVAVGGIRGQERSTDRVLVKNIVQPLARMTLVAAAVWYGLGQAGLAGAYAVPYAVSAIIGLALFYRSLPDVSTVVETNLVSEVTRYSLPFTISDVSSFVYRSSDIFLVLYFLGGAATGIYGVAYAAVSFMGMFSTAFNFLGTPIASRLENEGDIEEVMELFRSVVRWLIVASVCALVPLAVFATDFISIIYQSKYASGGPVLAVLALGFAAKNVLSIHNSILQAVARSKTLSANTVIAAVSNLLLNVLLIPRFGLVGAAIATLLSFLIRDGLAAVQVYLTLGSSPLTPSALRPLVPAVPFLLIVWTVVAPATPGTFLWLLAVTGLTATVYTVVVLVAFGLSETELMIIRSAEEQYGLDFSRIDWLITRLAKR; encoded by the coding sequence ATGAGTGACCTCGACCAAGCGGTTCGGGACGTGGTGAAGGGTGCAAGTATCGTCTACGTCGGCCTTTTTTTGGAATTGCTGATCGCGTTCGTCGCACAGGTCGTTGCTGCGCGGTACCTCTCGGTCGGCGACTTCGGAGGGTTGACCGCCGGAACCGCACTGCTTGACGTCGGCTCGATCGTCGCTGGACTCGGGTTGGCCTCGGGATTGACACGATATCTCCCCCGTGTCGAAGCCGCCCAGAAGCGGCTGCTCGGGCTGTTTACTGTGGGGGTGACGGGGCTGACTTCGACGATTCTCGGGACCGGCGTTGCGCTCAACGCTTCGTTCATCGCGACACGGATATTCGGTGACCCGTCGGTCACGGTCAGCATCCGGATCTTTGGGATGGCGATCCCGTTCGCGGCACTGCTGAACGTCGCGGTCGGTGGCATCCGCGGCCAGGAGCGATCGACCGACCGCGTCCTCGTGAAGAACATCGTCCAGCCGCTGGCCCGCATGACGCTCGTCGCCGCGGCCGTCTGGTACGGGCTGGGACAGGCCGGCCTGGCAGGGGCCTACGCCGTTCCCTACGCGGTCAGTGCGATCATCGGGCTGGCCCTGTTTTACCGATCACTGCCCGACGTGTCGACGGTCGTCGAAACCAACTTGGTGAGCGAAGTCACCCGGTACTCGCTCCCGTTTACGATCAGTGACGTCTCGTCGTTCGTCTACCGGAGCAGCGATATCTTCCTCGTGCTCTACTTTCTGGGCGGCGCGGCCACCGGAATCTACGGCGTCGCCTACGCGGCAGTCAGTTTCATGGGGATGTTCTCGACGGCGTTCAACTTCCTGGGTACGCCCATCGCCAGCAGACTCGAAAACGAGGGTGATATCGAGGAAGTGATGGAGCTGTTTCGATCCGTCGTCCGGTGGTTGATCGTCGCCAGCGTCTGTGCACTGGTGCCACTAGCTGTGTTCGCCACTGACTTCATCTCGATCATCTATCAGTCGAAATACGCAAGTGGTGGCCCAGTCCTGGCGGTACTGGCGCTTGGGTTTGCTGCGAAGAACGTCCTCAGTATTCATAATTCCATCCTGCAAGCGGTCGCCAGATCCAAGACGCTTTCGGCCAATACCGTTATAGCGGCCGTCAGTAACCTCCTACTCAACGTTCTGCTCATCCCACGGTTCGGGCTCGTCGGTGCGGCCATCGCGACACTGCTCTCTTTCCTGATTCGGGACGGACTGGCAGCAGTCCAGGTGTACTTGACGCTGGGGAGCTCGCCGCTCACACCGAGTGCGCTTCGCCCCCTGGTGCCCGCAGTCCCTTTTCTCTTGATCGTCTGGACCGTCGTCGCGCCCGCCACGCCGGGAACTTTCCTGTGGTTGCTGGCCGTGACTGGACTCACCGCGACCGTCTACACCGTGGTCGTGCTGGTCGCGTTCGGCCTCTCCGAAACGGAATTGATGATCATCCGGTCGGCCGAAGAGCAGTACGGCCTCGACTTCTCCCGGATAGACTGGCTGATTACCAGACTGGCTAAACGATAA
- a CDS encoding class I SAM-dependent methyltransferase, with amino-acid sequence MAIFMRAKLQRVKELYTTGGASEVGRGIKDFIYYRFFNRTDVDYHGERVDNHERWEYIEPEVSDAGSVIDIGCAEGFFTRRAAATGAFSLGIDYKESRVQRARERADNIDGCGFVKWDINSANVTKLPEVDVILFMTVHHHWEKASGLDTAEWMFQVVMDRCDVLVYEPPGDRPLLKNENGLLDPADSMEYYTGRLEALYGDAIDIRRAQMFEHTKEFKNERGDPVFIIDTTGFELDESATGSPDP; translated from the coding sequence GTGGCAATTTTCATGAGAGCAAAATTACAGAGGGTCAAAGAGTTATATACGACGGGCGGTGCATCAGAGGTTGGTCGTGGTATCAAAGATTTCATTTACTATAGGTTTTTCAACCGGACAGATGTCGACTACCACGGCGAGCGTGTCGACAATCACGAGCGGTGGGAGTATATAGAGCCGGAGGTTTCGGACGCCGGGTCGGTCATCGATATCGGCTGTGCAGAAGGTTTTTTTACGAGACGGGCGGCGGCTACCGGAGCCTTCTCACTTGGTATCGATTACAAGGAATCGAGAGTTCAACGTGCGAGAGAGCGGGCAGATAACATCGACGGGTGCGGGTTCGTCAAATGGGACATCAATTCAGCGAACGTCACCAAGCTTCCGGAGGTGGACGTGATCCTGTTCATGACGGTTCATCACCACTGGGAGAAAGCGTCCGGACTAGACACTGCCGAGTGGATGTTCCAGGTCGTCATGGACCGGTGTGACGTTCTGGTATACGAGCCGCCAGGAGATCGACCGCTACTCAAAAACGAAAACGGACTGCTCGACCCAGCCGATAGTATGGAGTATTATACAGGTCGTCTGGAGGCGCTGTACGGTGACGCCATCGACATCCGTCGGGCCCAGATGTTCGAGCATACGAAGGAGTTCAAAAACGAGAGGGGTGACCCGGTTTTTATCATCGATACCACAGGGTTCGAGTTGGACGAGTCGGCTACAGGTAGCCCAGATCCTTGA
- a CDS encoding glycosyltransferase family 4 protein: protein MRVLYLTEEAISFSDAMVRGGAIHVRNVVTGLRDRGHDVTLLDWNLAPERGFQRSISPRTRFVWGPLLTLDRAVDIGRQQDIDVVVSKTRKTYLPGLVAARRLGVPHVVHVGSSLNPPVDGLGEQLDNASFSARLRAPHDGYLVVCDYIGRQLRNRGVSNDRIFDVRNAVDVDKFHPESVPTPLAEHFREQIDASGANQGTHNLGFVGGLQPYKGLDDLAGALDQTERDWHVLVAGDGPERDRLAARFGERATFLGSVPYEQVPALFHEFDAFCLPSHTEGLPRVVLEAQATATPVIATRVGGVPEVIDDGETGLLCPPQRPAALAAALERLASDESECERLGNRGRAAVETEFSWPALYERYERALRQVIE from the coding sequence ATGCGTGTCCTCTATTTGACCGAGGAGGCGATTTCCTTTTCCGATGCGATGGTTAGAGGGGGTGCCATCCACGTCCGAAACGTCGTCACTGGCCTCCGCGATCGTGGTCACGACGTGACGCTGCTTGACTGGAACTTGGCCCCTGAACGCGGGTTCCAGCGCTCTATCTCTCCCCGAACTCGATTTGTATGGGGTCCACTCCTGACATTAGACCGTGCCGTCGACATCGGCAGACAGCAGGATATCGACGTAGTCGTTTCGAAGACCCGTAAAACGTATTTACCAGGTTTGGTAGCTGCCCGACGGCTGGGTGTTCCCCACGTCGTCCACGTCGGCTCTAGCTTGAACCCGCCCGTTGACGGGCTAGGGGAACAGCTTGACAATGCGTCGTTTTCAGCGCGCCTTCGCGCTCCCCACGACGGATACCTCGTTGTCTGTGACTACATTGGCAGACAACTCCGCAATCGAGGTGTTTCCAACGACCGAATCTTCGACGTTCGCAACGCTGTCGATGTGGATAAATTTCACCCAGAATCGGTCCCGACCCCGCTGGCCGAACATTTCCGGGAGCAAATCGACGCTAGCGGGGCTAATCAGGGCACTCACAACCTGGGATTCGTCGGTGGGCTACAGCCCTACAAGGGCCTCGACGACCTTGCGGGCGCGCTTGACCAAACGGAGCGCGACTGGCACGTGCTGGTGGCGGGTGACGGCCCGGAGCGCGACCGCCTTGCGGCCCGCTTTGGCGAGCGCGCTACCTTTCTCGGCTCGGTTCCCTACGAGCAGGTGCCCGCGCTCTTCCACGAGTTCGACGCGTTTTGTCTCCCCTCACATACCGAGGGGCTGCCACGAGTCGTTCTCGAAGCGCAGGCGACGGCCACACCCGTGATTGCTACCCGCGTGGGCGGCGTTCCGGAAGTAATCGATGACGGCGAGACAGGGCTATTGTGTCCGCCCCAGCGACCGGCGGCACTGGCCGCGGCGCTGGAGAGGCTGGCGAGCGACGAGTCGGAGTGTGAGCGACTCGGCAACCGGGGCCGCGCCGCCGTCGAAACCGAGTTCTCGTGGCCGGCGTTGTACGAGCGCTACGAGCGGGCGCTCCGACAGGTGATCGAATGA
- the aglG gene encoding glucosyl-dolichyl phosphate glucuronosyltransferase → MRVSVVLCTHTLERYDDCCEAAESVLGQSHEDVELVLVSDGNDELYEQFQADFGDNDDVLCTRTEENVGLAAARNAGTAIATGDIFAFFDDDAIADRDWLAELVSVYEQRDVPAAGGRMVPYWVAGKPKFLPEEFYWLVGVTHQGFGPNGDPDEAGEVRNTFGSNISFRREVYETLGGFEPEIGGRTGEKNLQAEEPELCARMQSEFGHGVYYTPEAKVAHKVFDYRTDPGWLLDRAFWQGYSKRGMEVLVPESTGDESDFLRQLLFDSVPDRVGDLVKSPSVAAALQLFTLFVLTGCVGAGYLYGVSVWG, encoded by the coding sequence ATGCGCGTATCGGTCGTCCTATGTACGCATACCCTGGAGCGGTACGATGACTGTTGCGAGGCGGCCGAGAGCGTTCTCGGGCAGTCCCACGAGGACGTCGAACTGGTGCTAGTCTCGGACGGGAACGACGAACTGTACGAACAGTTCCAGGCCGATTTCGGGGACAATGACGACGTGCTGTGTACACGGACCGAGGAGAACGTCGGCCTCGCAGCAGCCCGGAACGCTGGGACGGCCATCGCCACGGGCGACATCTTCGCCTTCTTCGACGACGACGCTATCGCCGACAGGGACTGGCTCGCGGAACTGGTCTCGGTCTACGAGCAGCGGGACGTCCCCGCTGCCGGCGGCCGGATGGTGCCCTACTGGGTGGCCGGCAAGCCCAAATTTCTTCCCGAGGAGTTCTACTGGCTCGTCGGCGTCACCCACCAGGGTTTCGGACCGAACGGCGACCCCGATGAGGCCGGGGAGGTTCGGAACACGTTCGGCTCGAACATCTCCTTTCGTCGCGAGGTGTACGAGACGCTGGGTGGGTTCGAGCCCGAAATCGGAGGCCGGACCGGCGAGAAGAACCTCCAGGCCGAGGAGCCAGAACTGTGTGCCCGGATGCAAAGCGAGTTCGGACACGGGGTCTACTACACGCCCGAGGCAAAGGTGGCCCACAAGGTGTTCGACTACCGGACTGACCCTGGCTGGCTCCTCGACCGGGCGTTCTGGCAGGGCTACTCCAAACGAGGGATGGAGGTGCTCGTTCCAGAGTCAACCGGTGATGAGTCGGACTTCCTTCGGCAGCTCCTGTTTGACTCGGTACCGGATAGGGTCGGTGACCTGGTCAAGTCGCCGTCCGTGGCGGCTGCCCTGCAGTTGTTCACGCTATTCGTCCTGACCGGGTGTGTCGGTGCGGGCTATCTCTACGGCGTCTCGGTGTGGGGGTAA